A genomic region of Cannabis sativa cultivar Pink pepper isolate KNU-18-1 chromosome 1, ASM2916894v1, whole genome shotgun sequence contains the following coding sequences:
- the LOC115704857 gene encoding uncharacterized protein LOC115704857, with product MSTTSLMGHLVFPSQTTPKLWEDQSFIKWNKRDPHVTFRSHESLEGSLKYWYKQNKVNYLVANSAVWDDDAVRAALESASFWVENLPFIKSLSGYWKFFLASSPNKVPQNFFDGSFQDFEWSSLPVPSNWQMHGFDTPIYTNTTYPFPLDPPFVPEENPTGCYRTYFHIPEEWKGRRIFLHFEAVDSAFFAWINGVLVGYSQDSRLPAEFEITDHCHAFGSEGSKNVLAVQVLRWSDGSYLEDQDHWWLSGIHRDVLLIAKPPVFIADYFFKSNLAEDFASADIEVEVKIDNSQATPKDTLLSRFTIEASLYDTTSWYKGDGDADLLSSNVANMKLKTKTGASPGFQGYWIGGKIDKPKLWSAEKPDLYTLVVLLKDASGNVVDCESCLVGIRQVSKAPKQLLVNGQPIVIRGVNRHEHHPRLGKTNIESCMIKDLVLMKQYNINGVRNSHYPQHRRWYELCDIFGMYMIDEANIETHGFDYCDHVKHPTLEPSWAAAMMDRVVGMVERDKNHACIISWSLGNESGYGPNHFALAGWIRGKDPSRLVHYEGGGSRTSSTDIVCPMYMRVWDIVKIANDPNEIRPLILCEYSHAMGNSCGNIHEYWEAIDSTFGLQGGFIWDWVDQALLKDTGKNVKRWAYGGDFGDVPNDLNFCLNGVTWPDRTPHPALHEVKYLYQPIKIAFTGGSLKITNTHFFVTTEGLEFTWAAHGDGCKLGSGVLSLPVIEPQDRHDIEWESSPWYNLWLVSSAEEILVTITAKLLDSTIWVEAGHVISSAQVQLPAKGKNTKHEIRATDGTFANEILGDTIKMSKEDLWEIVFNVQSGIIESWKVKGVVVMSKGVSPCFWRAPTDNDKGGESRSYLARWKAAQLDTLQYITESCSIQNVSDHLVEIAVVILGVPKDEEGSASNLVNKTALIKTEVVYTINGSGDVIMNCNVVPKSDLPPLPRVGVEFHLEKSIDQVKWYGRGPFECYPDRKAAAQIDIYEKSVDEMYVPYIVPGECSGRADVRWVTFQNMNGIGIYASKYENSPPMQMSASFFSTAQLDQAKHNDDLVKENNIEVHLDHKHMGVGGDDSWSPCVHDEYLIPIAPHSFSIRFSPITPATSGLEIYKSQLQK from the exons ATGAGTACTACTTCTTTAATGGGTCACCTTGTTTTTCCATCCCAAACTACCCCTAAGCTCTGGGAAGACCAATCTTTCATCAAGTGGAACAAGAGAGACCCACATGTCACTTTCCGTTCTCATGAATCGCTTGAAG GATCTCTTAAATACTGGTATAAACAGAATAAAGTGAATTACTTGGTGGCCAACTCTGCTGTTTGGGATGATGATGCTGTGCGTGCAGCTCTAGAGAGTGCTTCCTTTTGGGTCGAAAATTTGCCTTTCATTAAATCTTTGTCTGGGTATTGGAAGTTTTTCTTGGCTTCAAGTCCTAATAAGGTTCCTCAGAACTTTTTTGATGGTTCATTTCAGGATTTTGAATGGAGTTCTTTGCCTG TTCCCTCAAACTGGCAGATGCATGGATTTGATACACCAATATATACGAATACCACATATCCGTTTCCACTTGATCCACCTTTTGTCCCTGAGGAAAATCCTACTGGCTGCTACAGAACATACTTTCATATTCCTGAAGAATGGAAAG GTCGTCGAATATTCTTGCACTTCGAAGCTGTTGATTCAGCTTTCTTTGCTTGGATTAATGGGGTCCTCGTAGGATATAG TCAAGATAGTAGACTACCTGCTGAATTTGAAATCACTGATCACTGTCATGCTTTTGGTTCGGAGGGTAGTAAGAATGTTCTAGCTGTTCAAGTACTTAGATGGAGTGATGGCTCTTACCTTGAAGATCAAGATCATTGGTGGTTATCTGGAATTCATCGTGATGTGCTTCTTATAGCAAAGCCACCG GTATTCATTGCGGACTACTTTTTCAAATCAAACTTGGCTGAGGATTTTGCTTCTGCAGACATTGAG GTTGAGGTGAAAATAGATAATTCGCAGGCAACGCCTAAAGACACACTTCTTTCCAGATTCACCATAGAAGCTTCCCTTTATGATACTACCAGCTGGTACAAGGGTGATGGAGATGCTGATCTACTTTCTTCTAATGTGGCTAACATGAAGCTCAAGACTAAAACTGGTGCAAGTCCAGGCTTTCAGGGTTATTGGATTGGTGGGAAAATAGATAAACCCAAGCTTTGGTCTGCAGAAAAA CCTGATTTGTACACTCTTGTTGTCCTCCTCAAAGATGCTTCTGGCAATGTGGTTGACTGCGAATCATGCTTGGTAGGCATACGACAAGTATCAAAAGCTCCTAAGCAGCTTCTTGTAAATGGGCAGCCAATCGTGATAAGAGGTGTGAATAGGCATGAACACCATCCACGCCTGGGGAAGACCAACATAGAGTCCTGCATGATTAAG GATTTAGTTTTGATGAAGCAGTACAACATCAATGGTGTGAGAAACAGCCATTATCCCCAACACCGTCGTTGGTATGAGCTATGTGATATATTTGGCATGTATATGATAGATGAAGCCAACATTGAGACACATGGTTTTGATTATTGTGATCATGTGAAGCATCCTACTTTAGAACCTAGCTGGGCTGCTGCTATGATGGACCGAGTCGTAGGCATGGTTGAGAGAGACAAAAATCATGCCTGTATTATCTCTTGGTCCTTGGGAAATGAATCTGGATATGGACCAAATCATTTTGCTTTAGCTG GTTGGATTCGAGGAAAGGATCCCTCTCGGTTGGTACATTATGAAGGAGGTGGTTCAAGAACCTCATCCACAGATATTGTATGCCCTATGTACATGCGGGTTTGGGACATAGTGAAAATTGCAAATGATCCAAATGAAATTCGTCCACTGATATTATGCGA GTACTCGCATGCAATGGGAAATAGCTGTGGTAATATACATGAATATTGGGAAGCAATTGATAGCACATTTGGTCTCCAAGGCGGTTTTATATGGGATTGGGTTGATCAG GCTCTACTGAAGGATACAGGGAAAAATGTCAAACGCTGGGCATATGGAGGTGATTTTGGCGATGTTCCTAATGATTTGAACTTCTGCCTGAATGGCGTTACTTGGCCAGATCGAACTCCTCATCCTGCACTGCATG AAGTAAAGTATCTCTATCAACCAATCAAGATTGCATTTACCGGAGGTTCATTAAAG ATAACAAACACTCATTTTTTTGTGACAACCGAAGGATTGGAATTCACCTGGGCTGCTCACGGGGATGGATGTAAACTTGGATCTGGAGTTTTATCTCTCCCAGTAATAGAACCTCAGGATAGACATGATATTGAATGGGAGTCATCTCCATGGTATAATTTGTGGCTCGTATCATCCGCAGAAGAGATTCTAGTAACGATAACGGCTAAGCTTTTGGATTCCACAATCTGGGTTGAAGCTGGTCATGTCATCTCGTCTGCACAAGTCCAGCTGCCTGCCAAAGGAAAAAATACTAAACAT GAGATTAGGGCTACTGATGGTACCTTTGCTAATGAAATTCTCGGGGACACGATTAAAATGAGTAAGGAAGATTTGTGGGAGATAGTGTTTAATGTTCAATCTGGAATAATTGAAAGCTGGAAG GTTAAAGGAGTTGTTGTGATGAGTAAAGGTGTATCGCCATGCTTCTGGCGAGCACCAACTGATAATGACAAAGGAGGAGAATCCAGAAGTTACCTTGCACGGTGGAAGGCTGCTCAGCTCGATACTCTTCAGTACATAACCGAAAGCTGTTCTATACAGAATGTATCAGACCATCTTGTGGAAATAGCTGTTGTTATTCTTGGAGTTCCAAAGGATGAGGAGGGTTCTGCCTCTAATTTGGTAAACAAAACAGCTTTAATTAAAACTGAGGTTGTTTACACAATCAATGGCTCTGGTGATGTCATTATGAACTGCAATGTAGTACCAAAATCTGATCTTCCACCTTTGCCTCGTGTGGGAGTTGAGTTTCATTTGGAAAAATCAATTGACCAGGTAAAATGGTATGGAAGAGGGCCATTTGAATGTTATCCAGACAGAAAAGCCGCTGCCCAAATCGACATCTACGAGAAAAGTGTGGATGAGATGTATGTTCCCTACATTGTTCCCGGGGAATGTTCAGGCAGGGCTGATGTTAGATGGGTGACTTTCCAAAACATGAATGGTATTGGCATTTATGCTTCGAAATACGAAAACTCTCCACCTATGCAAATGAGTGCAAGTTTCTTTTCAACGGCGCAACTTGACCAGGCAAAGCATAATGATGATCTTGTCAAAGAAAACAACATTGAG GTTCATCTAGACCACAAGCACATGGGGGTGGGTGGAGATGATAGTTGGTCGCCGTGTGTTCACGACGAGTATCTCATCCCCATTGCTCCTCATTCCTTCTCAATCAGGTTCTCTCCAATAACACCAGCCACTTCAGGTCTGGAAATCTACAAATCCCAGCTTCAGAAGTAG
- the LOC115706689 gene encoding uncharacterized protein LOC115706689 produces MASTLSSLTTPTPTTQSFFPSSSSSSSSSSSSRFLHFPNFTSKSFPNLNRPLTRLHVSSSSPTITNTNKEETIFFDGGAHYGDLLANLVLGFTLVWLPLTIAAVSRAFFLRYRFTNLRVTVISGLTGEDRSDFSYEVIKDVQVVPRFIGEWGDIIITLKDGTKVDLRSVPKFRQIAKYCLSLRASQNPDFVNQTPPKGF; encoded by the coding sequence ATGGCATCAACGCTCTCTTCTCTGACCACTCCAACTCCAACTACCCAATccttctttccttcttcttcttcttcttcttcttcttcttcttcttccagaTTCCTTCATTTCCCTAACTTCACCTCTAAATCATTTCCCAACTTAAACAGACCACTCACAAGGCTCCACGTGTCCTCATCCTCTCCAACAATCACCAACACCAACAAAGAAGAAACCATCTTCTTCGACGGTGGGGCTCATTACGGTGACCTTTTGGCGAACCTTGTTCTGGGTTTCACTCTGGTTTGGCTGCCTCTCACAATAGCTGCGGTTTCAAGAGCTTTCTTTCTCAGGTACAGATTCACTAACCTGCGGGTGACTGTCATATCTGGACTGACGGGTGAGGATAGGAGTGATTTCTCGTATGAGGTGATAAAGGACGTTCAGGTGGTTCCTCGTTTCATTGGTGAATGGGGTGATATTATCATTACTCTTAAAGATGGTACTAAGGTTGATCTTAGGAGTGTTCCTAAGTTTAGACAAATTGCTAAGTATTGTCTCTCTTTAAGGGCCTCTCAAAACCCTGATTTTGTCAACCAAACACCACCGAAGGGATTTTAA